Proteins found in one Rhodobacteraceae bacterium D3-12 genomic segment:
- a CDS encoding TRAP transporter large permease subunit, which produces MPPIMGATAFVIASWLSRPYVEIMLAAAIPSLLYFFGLFMQIDAYSARRGLTGIARADLPKVGQTLREGWLYVAVFALLIFLMVAFRWETTAPFYAVLLLLVVNQFNKGDRMSWQGFLDVIASVGRTLSELVAVLLGIGMIVGAFQATGLTGPLANELVHMAGSSVPMLLVMGAVTSFIFGMGMTVTACYIFLAVVLAPALVQAGLNELAVHLFILYWGMVSFITPPVALGAFAAATMAGSGAMRTGVEAMKLGGVIYVIPFFFVLNPALIGQGSADEVIIVLFCALIGVWFLAAALQGYVNFVGPLQNVLMRILLIAAALMIAAPAGVFGA; this is translated from the coding sequence ATGCCGCCGATCATGGGGGCGACGGCGTTTGTGATCGCCTCGTGGCTGAGCCGGCCATATGTCGAGATCATGTTGGCGGCGGCGATCCCGTCGCTGCTCTATTTCTTTGGGCTGTTCATGCAGATTGACGCCTATTCAGCGCGCCGTGGTCTGACCGGGATTGCGCGGGCGGATTTGCCCAAAGTGGGGCAGACGCTGCGCGAGGGGTGGCTGTATGTCGCGGTTTTCGCGCTGTTGATTTTCCTGATGGTGGCGTTCCGCTGGGAAACCACGGCGCCGTTTTATGCGGTGTTGCTTTTGCTGGTGGTGAACCAGTTCAACAAGGGCGACCGGATGTCATGGCAGGGCTTTCTGGACGTGATCGCATCGGTCGGGCGGACCTTGTCCGAGCTGGTTGCTGTGCTGCTTGGGATCGGGATGATCGTGGGCGCATTTCAGGCGACGGGTTTGACCGGGCCGCTGGCGAATGAGCTGGTGCATATGGCCGGGAGTTCGGTGCCGATGTTGCTGGTGATGGGGGCGGTGACCTCCTTCATCTTTGGCATGGGGATGACGGTGACGGCCTGCTACATTTTCCTTGCTGTGGTGTTGGCACCGGCATTGGTGCAGGCGGGGCTGAACGAATTGGCCGTGCATCTGTTCATACTTTACTGGGGCATGGTGAGTTTTATTACGCCGCCCGTGGCGCTGGGTGCTTTTGCGGCGGCGACGATGGCCGGGTCGGGCGCGATGCGCACCGGGGTTGAGGCGATGAAGTTGGGTGGGGTGATCTATGTCATTCCGTTCTTCTTTGTGCTCAACCCGGCGCTGATCGGGCAGGGGAGCGCGGATGAGGTGATCATCGTGCTGTTCTGTGCGCTGATCGGGGTCTGGTTTTTGGCGGCGGCGCTTCAGGGCTATGTCAACTTTGTCGGGCCGTTGCAAAACGTGCTGATGCGGATTTTGTTGATTGCTGCCGCGCTTATGATTGCCGCGCCGGCGGGGGTGTTTGGGGCTTGA
- a CDS encoding TRAP transporter large permease subunit, whose amino-acid sequence MSDQDISSGRGEAAIEAERAAERLAFSGAARWMIIICTLGAIGLAVNQLFNLRLGGYSLLEGMYLYILAGLFLSLTFITFRAWGPPSPNVPWYDWALAALTLGIAGFFTATAGQSLDSGWEYAAPERAVWASIVFYLLILEGTRRAGGLVLFGIVLLFSIYPTFAGHVPDPLNGFTQPFRDVVPYFMISSEASFGIPMRAFGNLVIGFILFGAVLQFTGGGKFFNNLALSLVGGYRGGAAKVSIFASGFMGSMSGSVISNVLTTGAVSIPAMKKTGFSARYAAATEACASTGGC is encoded by the coding sequence ATGAGTGATCAAGACATTTCCAGTGGCCGCGGTGAAGCGGCCATCGAAGCCGAGCGTGCCGCCGAGCGATTGGCATTTTCCGGGGCGGCCCGGTGGATGATCATCATCTGCACGCTTGGCGCGATTGGCCTTGCCGTGAACCAGCTTTTCAACCTTCGGCTGGGGGGCTATTCGCTTTTGGAGGGGATGTATCTTTATATTCTGGCCGGGCTTTTCCTAAGCCTGACGTTCATCACCTTTCGGGCATGGGGGCCGCCATCACCGAATGTGCCTTGGTATGATTGGGCGCTTGCTGCGCTAACGCTGGGGATTGCCGGGTTTTTCACGGCGACCGCGGGGCAAAGCCTTGATTCCGGGTGGGAATATGCGGCGCCGGAGCGCGCGGTCTGGGCGTCGATTGTGTTTTACCTGCTGATCCTTGAGGGGACGCGGCGGGCCGGTGGGTTGGTCTTGTTCGGGATCGTTCTGTTGTTTTCGATTTACCCGACATTTGCCGGACATGTGCCGGACCCGTTGAACGGGTTTACCCAGCCGTTTCGCGATGTGGTGCCCTATTTCATGATTTCGTCGGAAGCGTCGTTTGGCATTCCGATGCGGGCCTTTGGCAATCTGGTGATCGGGTTCATCCTGTTTGGCGCGGTGTTGCAATTCACCGGTGGCGGCAAGTTTTTCAACAACCTCGCCCTGTCGCTGGTTGGCGGGTATCGCGGTGGTGCGGCCAAGGTTTCGATTTTCGCCAGCGGCTTTATGGGGTCGATGTCGGGATCGGTGATTTCGAACGTGTTGACCACCGGAGCCGTGTCGATTCCAGCGATGAAGAAGACTGGGTTTTCAGCGCGATACGCCGCCGCGACCGAGGCCTGCGCCTCGACCGGGGGGTGTTGA
- a CDS encoding TAXI family TRAP transporter solute-binding subunit — protein MKKMIMAATLAVVAGPTMAEDVNLPGQVVWTAYGTGSAGYNQSVAIGAALQEATGLNLRVLPGKNDIARTEPLRQGKVQFSANGVGGSFMAQEGVFQFGAENWGPQPVRVLAANSGGTVGLSLAVAAEACEKVGKPKCEGFTYADLKGLRVSWVKGAPALNVNNEAYLAYGGLTWDDVERVDFGGFGDSWKGMVDGSTDAAFASTNSGRAYEAASSPRGVYWPPIDGNDKDAMARMHAVAPFFDPMMATVGATIDGTDGSLTAGYAYPVLMTYASQDEELTYNMTKAMHVFFDSYKGKAPGINGWALEKQNFQWVAPYHDGAIRYYKEIGKWSDADQAHNDKLIARQGALMKAWEELKAEGADNWAEAWNKKRREALKAGGFDVVF, from the coding sequence ATGAAAAAGATGATAATGGCCGCGACACTTGCTGTCGTGGCGGGACCGACAATGGCAGAGGACGTTAACCTGCCTGGTCAGGTTGTTTGGACTGCTTATGGCACCGGATCGGCCGGATATAACCAATCGGTAGCGATTGGTGCGGCGCTTCAGGAAGCGACGGGTTTGAACCTGCGGGTGCTGCCGGGCAAGAATGATATTGCGCGCACGGAGCCGCTTCGCCAAGGCAAGGTGCAATTCTCGGCCAACGGTGTTGGCGGTTCGTTCATGGCGCAGGAAGGTGTGTTCCAGTTCGGGGCCGAAAACTGGGGTCCGCAGCCTGTGCGGGTTCTGGCGGCGAACAGCGGCGGCACGGTTGGGCTGTCTCTCGCGGTTGCGGCGGAGGCCTGTGAAAAGGTCGGCAAGCCGAAATGCGAAGGCTTTACCTATGCCGATCTCAAAGGGCTGCGCGTGAGTTGGGTCAAAGGGGCGCCGGCGCTTAACGTCAACAACGAGGCATATCTTGCCTATGGCGGTTTGACTTGGGACGACGTGGAGCGGGTTGATTTTGGCGGCTTCGGCGACAGCTGGAAAGGCATGGTCGACGGCAGCACGGATGCGGCGTTTGCCTCGACCAACTCGGGGCGTGCCTATGAGGCAGCAAGCAGCCCGCGCGGTGTCTATTGGCCGCCGATTGATGGCAACGACAAGGACGCCATGGCGCGGATGCACGCGGTTGCTCCGTTCTTTGACCCCATGATGGCCACGGTTGGCGCGACGATTGACGGAACCGACGGGTCGCTAACGGCGGGCTATGCCTATCCGGTTCTGATGACCTATGCGTCGCAGGACGAAGAGCTGACCTATAACATGACCAAGGCGATGCATGTGTTCTTTGACAGTTACAAAGGCAAGGCACCGGGGATCAATGGTTGGGCGCTTGAGAAGCAGAACTTTCAGTGGGTGGCCCCGTATCATGACGGCGCAATCCGCTATTACAAGGAAATCGGTAAGTGGAGCGATGCCGATCAGGCGCATAACGACAAGCTGATCGCGCGTCAGGGCGCGCTGATGAAAGCCTGGGAAGAGCTTAAGGCGGAAGGCGCCGACAATTGGGCCGAAGCCTGGAACAAGAAGCGTCGTGAAGCACTGAAAGCTGGTGGCTTCGACGTCGTCTTTTGA
- a CDS encoding DeoR/GlpR family DNA-binding transcription regulator: MAQNFRNPEILEIARREGKVSVEGLAAHFGVTQQTIRRDLGELADAGKLERVHGGAVLPSGTVNIGYHERRSLNPSPKASIARACAAQIPNDISLFLNIGTSTEAVARELLHHENLMVLTNNMNVANILLTNPTCEVVLTGGHLRRADGGLIGNLATDTIHKFKFDLAVIGCSALDQDGDLLDFDIEEVSVSQAILRQSRRTFLVADNSKFKRSAPARIASLSEIDVFFTDEQLPAHLQADCTRWNTQVSVADA; encoded by the coding sequence ATGGCCCAAAACTTCCGAAACCCCGAGATCCTTGAAATTGCGCGCCGCGAAGGCAAGGTCTCGGTTGAAGGGCTCGCTGCGCACTTCGGCGTGACACAGCAAACCATCCGTCGCGATCTTGGGGAACTCGCCGACGCCGGCAAGCTCGAGCGCGTGCATGGCGGGGCGGTCCTGCCCTCTGGCACCGTTAACATCGGCTACCACGAACGCCGCTCGCTGAACCCCTCCCCAAAGGCCAGCATCGCGCGCGCCTGTGCGGCGCAAATCCCCAATGACATTTCCCTGTTTCTCAACATCGGAACCAGCACCGAAGCCGTTGCCCGCGAGCTTCTCCACCATGAAAACCTGATGGTGCTGACCAACAATATGAACGTCGCCAATATCCTGCTGACCAACCCGACCTGCGAAGTGGTCCTCACCGGCGGCCACCTGCGCCGCGCCGATGGCGGGCTGATCGGCAACCTCGCCACGGATACGATCCACAAGTTCAAATTTGACCTCGCCGTGATTGGCTGCTCTGCCCTTGACCAAGACGGCGACCTGCTCGATTTCGACATCGAAGAAGTCAGCGTCAGCCAAGCCATCCTGCGTCAATCGCGCCGGACCTTCCTCGTTGCGGACAATTCCAAATTCAAGCGCAGCGCCCCGGCCCGCATCGCCTCGCTTTCTGAAATTGATGTGTTTTTCACCGACGAGCAGCTCCCTGCCCATCTGCAAGCCGATTGCACGCGTTGGAACACCCAAGTCTCGGTCGCCGACGCCTAG
- the glpD gene encoding glycerol-3-phosphate dehydrogenase, with translation MSDLFVIGGGINGCGIARDAAGRGMSVTLAEMNDLASATSSASTKLFHGGLRYLEYFEIRLVREALIERETLLKAMPHISWPMRFILPYHKDMRFETDTPASKFLRIVMPWAKGRRPAWLIRLGLFLYDRLGGREILPGTTKVDLHSAPEGAPLKDHFKKAYEYSDCWIEDSRLVVLNARDAQARGARILTRTEVIGATAENGHWRIETRDNESGAVAIHHARMLVNAAGPWVGDVIHSKVRSKSTEGVRLVRGSHIVTKRLFEHDKCYFLQGNDGRIVFAIPYEGDFTLIGTTDADHVDPSTKPECTPQERDYLLDFVNGYFKQSLTEADVVWSYSGVRPLYDDGASSASAATRDYTLKVDRSGGAPMLNIFGGKITTYRRLAESALDKIGGEIAVEKGPWTAGVALPGGDFAVEDVAAQIAALGARYPFLSDAWAKRLVRAYGTEASDVLGGTTSVDDLGRDFGATLSEAEVRWLMRHEFARTAEDVIWRRNKLGLRLSAAQVADLDQWMAAAR, from the coding sequence GTGAGCGATCTTTTCGTCATTGGTGGTGGCATCAATGGCTGTGGCATTGCGCGCGATGCGGCGGGGCGCGGGATGTCTGTGACGCTGGCCGAGATGAATGATCTGGCATCGGCGACGTCATCGGCGTCGACCAAGCTGTTTCATGGCGGGTTGCGCTATCTCGAATATTTCGAAATCCGGCTGGTACGCGAGGCGTTGATTGAACGCGAGACCCTGTTGAAGGCGATGCCGCATATAAGCTGGCCGATGCGATTTATCCTTCCGTATCATAAGGATATGCGGTTTGAGACGGATACGCCGGCCTCGAAATTTCTGCGTATTGTCATGCCGTGGGCCAAGGGGCGCAGGCCTGCGTGGCTTATCCGGTTGGGCTTGTTCTTGTACGACAGGCTGGGCGGGCGGGAGATTTTGCCGGGCACGACAAAGGTGGATTTGCACAGCGCGCCAGAGGGGGCGCCGCTTAAGGATCACTTCAAGAAGGCATATGAGTATTCCGATTGCTGGATCGAGGATTCCCGGCTTGTCGTGTTGAATGCGCGGGATGCGCAGGCACGCGGTGCGCGGATACTGACCCGAACCGAGGTGATCGGGGCAACAGCGGAAAACGGGCATTGGCGCATTGAAACGCGCGATAACGAAAGTGGAGCGGTTGCGATCCATCATGCGCGGATGTTGGTGAATGCCGCAGGGCCGTGGGTTGGCGATGTGATCCACTCCAAGGTCAGGAGCAAATCAACCGAGGGTGTGCGGCTGGTGCGGGGCAGTCATATTGTGACCAAGCGGCTGTTTGAACACGACAAGTGCTACTTCCTTCAGGGCAATGACGGGCGGATCGTTTTTGCCATTCCTTATGAGGGGGATTTTACGCTGATCGGGACGACGGATGCGGACCACGTAGACCCGTCAACCAAACCGGAATGCACGCCGCAGGAACGCGATTACCTGCTGGATTTCGTGAACGGCTATTTCAAGCAGAGCCTGACGGAGGCGGATGTGGTTTGGAGCTATTCCGGGGTGCGGCCGCTTTATGATGACGGGGCGAGCAGCGCCTCGGCGGCGACGCGGGACTATACGCTGAAGGTCGACCGGAGCGGCGGAGCGCCGATGTTGAACATTTTTGGCGGCAAGATCACCACTTATCGCCGATTGGCGGAAAGCGCGCTGGACAAGATCGGTGGAGAGATCGCGGTGGAGAAGGGACCGTGGACCGCTGGCGTGGCGCTTCCCGGTGGGGATTTTGCGGTGGAGGACGTGGCGGCGCAGATTGCCGCGCTTGGGGCGCGGTATCCGTTTTTGAGCGATGCTTGGGCAAAGCGGTTGGTGCGGGCCTATGGCACCGAAGCGAGCGATGTTTTGGGCGGGACCACGTCGGTGGACGATCTGGGGCGCGATTTTGGCGCGACGTTGAGCGAGGCCGAGGTGCGTTGGTTGATGCGGCACGAATTTGCCCGCACGGCAGAGGATGTTATCTGGCGGCGCAACAAGCTGGGCTTGCGATTGAGCGCGGCGCAGGTGGCGGATTTGGACCAATGGATGGCCGCGGCGCGGTGA
- a CDS encoding TetR family transcriptional regulator, with product MTARKTRTEMADETRSLLLKAAQKVFSESGLEGARIDAIAQCAGVNKQLVYHYFGSKDGLYSAVLEKVYSQIRSQEAELKLDSLPAEEAMRSLIEFSYEYLRQNRDFVRLLADENAHRGRHLNGSESMADINLPIIQMISQTLDRGVEEGIFRRGIDPLHFYLSIAGMSFFYFANIYTISRAFGREFDTPEAQLERRAHIVDLAMNGIRQRPAV from the coding sequence ATGACAGCCCGGAAAACCCGCACCGAAATGGCCGATGAAACCCGCAGCCTTCTGCTCAAGGCGGCGCAAAAGGTGTTTTCGGAATCCGGCCTTGAAGGGGCGCGCATCGACGCGATTGCCCAATGCGCGGGCGTCAACAAACAACTGGTCTATCACTACTTCGGAAGCAAGGACGGCCTCTACTCCGCCGTCCTCGAAAAGGTCTACTCGCAAATCCGCAGTCAGGAGGCTGAGCTGAAACTCGACTCCCTCCCAGCCGAAGAAGCAATGCGCAGCCTGATCGAGTTTTCCTATGAATACCTGCGCCAGAACCGCGATTTCGTGCGCCTGCTGGCCGATGAAAACGCCCATCGCGGACGCCACCTCAACGGCTCGGAAAGCATGGCAGACATCAACCTGCCGATCATCCAGATGATCTCGCAAACGCTGGATCGCGGGGTCGAAGAAGGCATCTTTCGCCGCGGCATCGACCCGCTGCATTTCTACCTGTCCATCGCTGGCATGTCGTTCTTCTATTTCGCCAATATCTATACGATCAGCCGCGCGTTCGGGCGCGAATTCGACACACCAGAGGCACAACTAGAACGCCGCGCCCATATCGTCGATCTTGCGATGAACGGCATCCGGCAACGCCCCGCCGTTTGA
- a CDS encoding ABC transporter ATP-binding protein, with protein sequence MSDNTIIRMENVRKVYKTRDADILAVSDVTMDVAEGDFVSLVGPSGCGKSTILKILADLHPHDGGTVEVGSKDAPFDPSRDIGMVFQQALLLKWRRILDNIMLPAEIIGLPIKETRERARDLMNMVGLSGYEDRYPYELSGGMQQRASIARSLIHDPKLVLMDEPFGALDALTREKMNLEIMRIWQASNKTILFVTHSIQEAVFLGSHCAVLTAGPARMADHFEIDLPYPRKLSMKTTPEFGEYTQRIYRQLNMEDEAVG encoded by the coding sequence ATGAGTGACAACACAATCATTCGCATGGAAAACGTGCGCAAGGTATACAAGACCCGCGACGCGGATATCCTTGCTGTATCAGACGTGACGATGGATGTGGCTGAGGGCGATTTCGTATCGCTTGTCGGGCCGTCGGGATGCGGGAAATCGACGATCCTGAAGATCCTCGCCGATTTGCATCCGCATGATGGTGGCACGGTCGAAGTCGGGTCGAAAGACGCGCCGTTCGATCCGAGCCGCGACATCGGAATGGTGTTTCAGCAGGCGCTTTTGCTGAAATGGCGGCGGATACTCGACAACATCATGTTGCCTGCGGAAATCATCGGCCTGCCGATCAAGGAAACCCGCGAACGGGCACGGGATTTGATGAATATGGTGGGGTTGAGCGGTTATGAGGACCGCTACCCTTATGAACTGTCGGGCGGGATGCAGCAGCGGGCGTCGATTGCGCGGTCGTTGATCCATGATCCCAAGCTGGTCCTGATGGATGAGCCGTTTGGGGCGTTGGATGCGTTGACGCGCGAGAAGATGAACCTTGAGATCATGCGCATCTGGCAGGCGTCGAACAAGACGATCCTGTTCGTGACCCATTCGATTCAGGAGGCCGTATTCCTTGGCTCGCATTGTGCGGTGCTGACGGCGGGGCCGGCGCGTATGGCCGACCATTTCGAGATTGATTTGCCCTATCCGCGCAAGTTGTCGATGAAAACAACGCCGGAATTCGGCGAATATACCCAACGGATTTACCGCCAGTTGAACATGGAAGACGAGGCGGTCGGCTGA
- a CDS encoding NAD(P)-dependent oxidoreductase has protein sequence MKDQSEDVPMTPAPLPERIEDVAMLEELLSRPDAATVADLESLDGDVMVLGVSGKVGPSLAHMAARALPGRRVIGVARFSNPDMMGTLEDWGVEAIQCDMMDRDAMQKLPRAKNIVFMAGHKFGSSGNQGLTWAMNTYLPGMVAETFTDARISVFSTGCVYPFMPLEQIGADESVTPEPPGEYAQSCIGRERMFEHFSQEHGVPGRLIRLNYAIDMRYGVLCDIADAIHAGQPVDLSTGHVNVIWQGDANRYSLRALAHASVPTSPLNVSGPETLPVRWLAEELGKRMGREVVFSGEPGPTAWLNNSAEAFRLFGYPEVPLGRMLDWVADWTTRDMPSHGKPTKFESRDGRY, from the coding sequence ATGAAAGACCAATCAGAGGATGTGCCAATGACACCTGCGCCGCTTCCCGAACGGATCGAAGATGTTGCGATGTTGGAAGAGTTGCTGTCGCGCCCGGATGCGGCGACGGTGGCGGACTTGGAGTCGCTTGACGGCGACGTGATGGTGTTGGGCGTGTCGGGCAAAGTCGGCCCATCGCTTGCGCATATGGCGGCGCGGGCCTTGCCGGGGCGGCGGGTGATCGGCGTGGCGCGGTTTTCAAACCCGGATATGATGGGCACCCTTGAGGATTGGGGTGTTGAGGCGATCCAATGTGACATGATGGACCGCGACGCGATGCAAAAGCTGCCGCGGGCGAAGAATATCGTGTTCATGGCGGGGCACAAGTTTGGCTCCTCTGGTAATCAGGGGCTGACCTGGGCGATGAACACCTATCTTCCGGGGATGGTGGCGGAGACGTTCACAGACGCGCGGATTTCGGTGTTTTCGACGGGCTGTGTGTATCCGTTTATGCCGCTGGAGCAGATCGGGGCGGATGAAAGTGTAACGCCGGAACCGCCGGGGGAATATGCGCAGTCGTGCATCGGGCGCGAGCGGATGTTCGAGCATTTCAGCCAAGAGCACGGCGTTCCGGGGCGGTTGATCCGGCTGAACTATGCGATTGATATGCGGTACGGCGTGCTGTGCGATATTGCCGATGCGATCCACGCGGGCCAGCCGGTGGATTTGAGCACCGGGCATGTCAACGTGATCTGGCAGGGCGATGCCAACCGCTATTCCTTGCGCGCGTTGGCCCATGCGAGCGTGCCGACATCGCCGTTGAATGTGAGCGGGCCGGAGACATTGCCGGTGCGATGGCTGGCCGAGGAGCTGGGCAAGCGAATGGGCCGCGAGGTGGTGTTTTCGGGTGAACCGGGGCCGACCGCATGGCTGAACAATTCGGCCGAGGCGTTCCGGTTGTTCGGCTATCCAGAGGTGCCGTTGGGCCGGATGCTGGATTGGGTCGCGGATTGGACCACGCGCGACATGCCAAGCCACGGGAAGCCCACCAAATTTGAGAGCCGCGATGGACGTTACTGA
- a CDS encoding amidase, with protein sequence MSDDLTLMSAAEMVARFAKRSLSPVEACEAALARVETIQPELNAFCVIDPDSAMAAARESEARYAKGAALGPVDGVPSTLKDLVLTKGWPTRRGSRTIPEDGPWDEDGPATARMREGGAVLLGKTTTPEFAFKPVTDSPLCGITRNPWNPELTPGGSSGGAGAAAATGAGTLAMGTDAGGSIRIPACFCGVFGHKPTGGRVPTHPPTPLSSLVSFGPMTRTVEDAARMLSVLARPDARDGAALPFENVAYHERLQADPAEWRVAYSPDMGFADMDPEVAALVKTAAQAFVDMGAKVEQVERVIDDPSPLMGRLLDGYFDFAFRDFGEDKFAIMDPEVVEQIRESRGANLHDHLQAEMERTALMRQMAEFHERFDFLLTPTLTIPPFSAEVPFPEGQSLHSWTKLCVAFNLTRQPAASVPCGFTRAGLPVGLQIVGRFGDDLGVLRASRAFELARPWADRRPQIIQ encoded by the coding sequence ATGAGCGATGATCTGACATTGATGTCCGCGGCCGAGATGGTAGCGCGGTTTGCCAAGCGGAGCCTGTCGCCGGTCGAGGCCTGCGAGGCGGCGCTGGCGCGGGTCGAGACGATCCAGCCGGAGTTGAACGCGTTTTGCGTGATTGATCCCGACAGCGCGATGGCGGCGGCGCGGGAGTCCGAGGCGCGCTATGCCAAGGGCGCGGCGCTGGGGCCGGTGGACGGGGTGCCAAGCACGCTCAAAGACCTTGTGCTGACCAAAGGGTGGCCGACGCGGCGCGGGTCGCGCACCATTCCCGAAGACGGCCCATGGGACGAGGACGGACCAGCCACCGCGCGGATGCGCGAGGGGGGCGCGGTGTTGCTGGGCAAGACCACAACGCCGGAGTTTGCGTTCAAACCGGTAACAGACTCGCCGCTGTGCGGGATTACACGCAACCCGTGGAACCCGGAGTTGACGCCCGGAGGGTCAAGCGGCGGCGCGGGAGCGGCGGCGGCGACCGGCGCGGGCACATTGGCGATGGGCACGGATGCGGGCGGCTCGATCAGGATACCGGCGTGCTTTTGCGGCGTATTCGGGCATAAGCCAACGGGCGGGCGGGTGCCGACCCATCCGCCGACGCCTTTGTCATCGCTGGTGAGTTTCGGGCCAATGACGCGCACGGTTGAAGACGCGGCAAGGATGCTGAGCGTGCTGGCGCGGCCGGATGCGCGCGACGGGGCGGCGCTGCCGTTTGAGAATGTCGCCTATCATGAGCGGTTGCAGGCCGACCCGGCAGAGTGGCGCGTGGCCTATAGCCCCGACATGGGGTTTGCCGATATGGACCCGGAGGTTGCGGCGCTGGTGAAGACTGCGGCACAGGCTTTTGTCGATATGGGGGCAAAAGTCGAGCAGGTCGAGCGGGTGATAGATGACCCCAGCCCGTTGATGGGGCGGCTGTTGGACGGGTATTTCGATTTCGCCTTTCGCGATTTCGGCGAGGATAAATTTGCGATCATGGACCCGGAGGTCGTGGAGCAGATCCGCGAGAGCCGAGGCGCCAACCTGCATGATCATTTGCAGGCGGAAATGGAGCGCACAGCGTTGATGCGCCAGATGGCCGAGTTTCACGAGCGGTTCGATTTCCTTTTGACGCCGACATTAACCATCCCGCCGTTTTCGGCGGAGGTGCCGTTTCCCGAGGGGCAGAGCCTTCATTCGTGGACCAAGCTGTGCGTGGCGTTCAACCTGACCCGGCAACCGGCGGCGAGCGTTCCCTGTGGGTTTACGCGCGCTGGGCTTCCTGTCGGGCTTCAGATTGTCGGGCGATTTGGTGATGACCTTGGGGTTTTGCGCGCTTCGCGGGCGTTTGAGCTTGCGCGGCCATGGGCCGACCGGCGCCCGCAGATTATTCAATGA
- a CDS encoding ABC transporter permease: MVDATEASKPAVKSAIRAKLPELWMNYGLAIAAHLAVLLLWWAVTAFGGMPSFILPSPQETLATLFDPTYRWGYNTMVTAVEIFVGYGLAIAFGVLLAMLFTWFRTLRSALFPLFVSISMVPKVALGPLLIVWFGYGIATNIFFAFVIAFFPILITTARGLREVEPELLDLVRALKGTRWQIFRKIQLPGALPYVFSSMKVGAILAVAGAIVGEFVASSEGLGYLMIQVQATLDTAAMFMAVLLLSLLGVVLFAIVVGLERLLVVKDARLDSAPQ; this comes from the coding sequence ATGGTAGACGCCACCGAGGCCAGCAAACCGGCCGTCAAGTCAGCGATACGCGCCAAGTTGCCGGAATTATGGATGAATTACGGCCTCGCCATTGCTGCGCATTTGGCTGTTTTGCTGCTGTGGTGGGCGGTGACGGCGTTTGGCGGGATGCCGTCTTTTATCCTGCCATCGCCGCAAGAAACGCTCGCGACCTTGTTCGACCCGACCTATCGCTGGGGCTATAACACGATGGTCACGGCGGTCGAGATTTTCGTCGGCTACGGGCTGGCCATTGCCTTTGGCGTGCTGCTGGCGATGTTGTTCACGTGGTTTCGCACCCTACGGTCGGCTTTGTTCCCGCTGTTTGTGAGCATTTCGATGGTGCCCAAGGTCGCGCTGGGGCCGCTTTTGATCGTCTGGTTCGGCTATGGCATTGCGACCAACATCTTTTTCGCCTTTGTGATCGCCTTCTTCCCGATCCTGATCACCACGGCGCGGGGCTTGCGCGAGGTGGAGCCGGAGTTGCTTGATCTTGTGCGGGCATTGAAGGGGACGCGGTGGCAGATTTTCCGCAAGATCCAATTGCCCGGCGCGCTGCCTTATGTGTTCTCGTCGATGAAGGTGGGCGCGATTTTGGCCGTGGCGGGGGCCATTGTGGGTGAGTTTGTCGCGTCGAGCGAGGGCTTGGGATACCTGATGATTCAGGTGCAAGCGACGCTGGACACGGCGGCGATGTTCATGGCGGTGCTGTTGCTGAGCCTGTTGGGTGTGGTGCTGTTTGCGATCGTGGTCGGGCTTGAACGACTGCTGGTGGTCAAGGACGCGCGCCTTGATTCGGCGCCGCAATGA